From the Quercus lobata isolate SW786 chromosome 6, ValleyOak3.0 Primary Assembly, whole genome shotgun sequence genome, one window contains:
- the LOC115950570 gene encoding phosphatidylinositol 4-kinase beta 1-like gives MVRLLGLSLRDSDESPREITITSQINRASESGENGWLIRFFDSAFFCEWIAVSYLYKHDHPGVRDYLCNRMYTLPLPGIESYLFQVCYLMVHKPSPSLDKFVIDICSKSLKIALKVHWFLMAEIEDSDDNEGISRIQEKCQLAATLMGEWPPLIRPLTVTSSSPGSKSQVLNKLLSSKQRLLSLTSSPPTQKPLSISLSFSPSSGSNLQEDGSHMSSEENNILKKFIPSPKVRDALLFRKSAEKSAEKDEDESEKDGFFRRLLRDSSRGEDEGGSRVRDVLLFRKSSEKDDDDSEKDGFFKRLLRDSRGEDLTSSSDGFFKRLFRDSKSDAEDKSVSKSVEDDEKEGFFRKLFKDKSEDKKDGSERKEDEDMVNSEEKSSKSVEDDEKEGFFRKLFKDKEKKDEDMVNSEEKSSRSVDDDEKEGFFRKLFKDKSEDKKDEDTANSEEKSSKSVDDDEKEGFFRKFFKDKFDDKKDAHDKTDEGSANAEEEEPSDFSLFRRVFRVHPEDSKSTAANENNNVGSLFESSPGTENFFRKLFRDRDRSVEDSELFGSKKPKEKCPGSPKQRIDKSNAKPPLPNNSTSQYRKGAYHESLDFVHSLCETSYGLVDVFPIEDRKSALRESLTDMNMHVAEAHNSGGVCFPMGKGMYRVLHIPEDEAVLLNSREKAPYLICVEVLKSEVPSNTKDTSGSQKLSRAGIPLANGDALLPKPPPWAYPLWTAQEAYRNSNDRMSRSTAQAIDQAMTHKSDAKTKFVNVSLTLEKRSPIQLQSIEHSGIHCASLQCTSASASILSSSCQCDESVTHTSRAAHNSDLEWVRVVLTADPGVRMEDIEDQGPPRRKEHRRVPSTVAIEAVKAAAAKGEAPPGLPLKGAGQDSTDAQPRFNGSSPKASDALSGELWEVKKERIRRASVHGNLPGWDLRSVIVKSGDDCRQEHLAVQLISHFYDIFQEAGLPLWLRPYEVLVTSSYTALIETIPDTASLHSIKSRYPDITSLREFFIAKYEENSPSFKLAQRNFVESMAGYSLVCYLLQVKDRHNGNLLLDEEGHIIHIDFGFMLSNSPGGVNFESAPFKLTRELLEVMDSDAEGVPSEFFDYFKVLCIQGFLTCRKHAERIILLVEMLQDSGFPCFKGGPRTIQNLRKRYHLSLTEEQCVSLVLSLISSSLDAWRTRQYDYYQRVLNGIL, from the exons ATGGTGAGACTTCTAGGACTGAGTCTACGAGACTCCGATGAGTCTCCGCGTGAGATTACGATCACCTCCCAAATCAACCGGGCGAGTGAGTCCGGCGAGAACGGCTGGCTCATTCGCTTCTTCGACTCCGCGTTTTTCTGCGAATGGATCGCGGTTAGCTATTTGTACAAGCATGATCACCCCGGGGTTCGCGATTACCTCTGCAATAGAATGTACACTCTGCCATTACCCGGTATCGAGAGCTATTTGTTTCAAGTTTGTTACCTCATGGTGCACAAGCCCAGCCCCTCTTTGGATAAGTTTGTCATCGATATATGCTCCAAGTCCTTGAAGATTGCTTTGAAGGTGCATTGGTTTTTGATGGCCGAGATTGAGGATTCAGATGATAATGAAGGGATTAGTAGGATTCAAGAGAAGTGTCAGCTTGCAGCCACTTTGATGGGCGAGTGGCCTCCTTTGATTCGGCCTCTAACTGTCACATCTTCCAGCCCTGGAAGTAAAAGTCAAGTCTTGAATAAGTTGTTATCATCCAAACAGCGCTTGTTGTCACTAACATCTTCACCGCCCACCCAAAAGCCTCTATCTATATCTCTATCCTTCTCCCCTTCTTCGGGAAGCAACTTGCAAGAGGATGGTAGTCACATGTCTTCTGAGGAGAACAACATTTTGAAGAAGTTTATTCCAAGTCCAAAGGTTCGAGATGCATTGTTGTTTAGGAAGTCTGCTGAGAAGTCTGCTGAGAAAGACGAGGATGAGTCGGAAAAGGATGGGTTCTTTAGAAGGCTTTTAAGGGACAGTAGTAGAGGTGAGGATGAGGGGGGCTCAAGGGTTCGAGATGTGTTGCTTTTTAGGAAGTCCTCAGAGAAGGATGATGATGACTCTGAAAAGGATGGGTTTTTTAAGAGGCTTTTGAGGGATAGTAGAGGCGAGGATTTGACATCGAGCTCAGACGGGTTTTTTAAGAGGTTGTTTCGGGATAGCAAGAGTGATGCTGAGGATAAATCGGTTTCTAAATCCGTTGAAGACGATGAAAAAGAAGGATTCTTTCGTAAGCTTTTCAAAGATAAGTCTGAGGACAAGAAGGACGGGAGTGAGAGGAAGGAGGATGAAGATATGGTCAACTCTGaagaaaaatcttcaaaatctGTTGAAGATGATGAAAAAGAGGGGTTTTTCCGGAAACTATTTAAagataaggaaaagaaagatgaagatATGGTGAACTCCGAAGAGAAAAGTTCAAGATCTGTTGACGATGATGAAAAAGAGGGGTTCTTCCGGAAACTATTTAAAGATAAATCTGAGGACAAGAAAGATGAAGATACGGCGAATTCTGAAGAGAAAAGTTCAAAATCAGTCGATGATGATGAAAAAGAAGGGTTTTTCCGGAAATTCTTTAAAGATAAATTTGATGACAAGAAAGATGCACATGATAAAACTGATGAGGGGAGTGCAAATGCTGAGGAGGAAGAGCCTTCTGACTTTTCATTGTTCCGAAGAGTGTTTCGTGTGCACCCAGAAGATTCCAAAAGTACTGCAGCAAATGAAAACAACAACGTCGGTAGCTTGTTTGAAAGTAGTCCAGGAACTGAGAATTTTTTCCGCAAGTTGTTTAGGGATCGTGACCGTTCAGTTGAGGACTCGGAGCTGTTTGGTTCAAAGAAGCCCAAAGAG AAGTGTCCTGGTTCACCAAAGCAACGGATCGATAAGTCAAATGCAAAGCCCCCACTTCCAAATAATTCTACATCGCAGTACCGAAAAGGGGCTTATCATGAGTCATTGGACTTCGTGCATTCATTATGTGAGACATCATATGGCTTGGTTGATGTATTTCCAATTGAAGATCGCAAGAGTGCTCTCCGTGAG TCTCTCACAGATATGAATATGCATGTGGCTGAGGCTCACAATAGTGGAG gagTTTGCTTCCCAATGGGAAAGGGGATGTATCGTGTGCTTCATATACCTGAAGATGAAGCTGTTCTTTTGAATTCTAGGGAAAAGGCACCTTATCTGATATGCGTTGAAGTTTTGAAAAGTGAAGTGCCAAG CAATACAAAGGACACATCTGGTTCACAAAAGCTTTCTAGAGCGGGAATTCCTCTGGCAAATGGAGATGCATTATTGCCAAAGCCACCTCCTTGGGCTTATCCATTGTGGACTGCCCAGGAGGCTTATCGTAATAGTAATGATAGAATGTCAAGGTCAACTGCTCAAGCAATTGATCAGGCAATGACGCATAAGTCAGATGCAAAAACGAAGTTTGTTAATGTGAGTCTTACTTTAGAGAAGCGATCGCCCATCCAGTTACAGAGCATTGAACACAGTGGCATCCATTGTGCTAGTCTGCAGTGTACTTCAGCTTCTGCCAGTATTTTGTCAAGTAGTTGTCAATGTGATGAATCTGTAACTCATACATCAAGAGCAGCACATAATAGTGATTTGGAGTGGGTAAGGGTAGTGCTGACAGCAGATCCAGGAGTTAGAATGGAAGACATTGAGGATCAAGGACCACCACGTCGGAAGGAACACCGCCGTGTTCCAAGTACAGTAGCTATAGAGGCAGTAAAG GCTGCTGCAGCCAAAGGGGAAGCACCTCCTGGGCTCCCTCTCAAAGGAGCTGGTCAAGATTCAACAGATGCACAACCAAGG TTTAATGGGAGTTCTCCCAAGGCCAGTGATGCCTTATCTGGTGAACTTTGGgaggtaaaaaaagaaaggatacgCAGAGCTTCAGTTCATGGAAATTTACCTGGTTGGGATTTGCGCTCT GTTATTGTGAAGAGTGGTGATGATTGTAGGCAAGAGCATCTTGCCGTGCAACTTATTTCGCACTTTTATG ATATATTCCAAGAAGCTGGTCTCCCTCTCTGGTTGAGACCTTATGAAGTTCTAGTTACTTCTTCTTACACAGCTCTGATTGAGACTATTCCAGATACG gcttcacttcaTTCTATAAAGAGTAGATATCCTGACATCACGAGTTTGCGTGAATTTTTCATTGCCAAGTATGAAGAAAATTCTCCGAGTTTTAAGCTTGCCCAG agGAATTTTGTTGAGAGTATGGCTGGATATTCCCTTGTGTGCTACCTTCTGCAG GTGAAGGATCGGCACAATGGCAACCTCTTATTGGATGAAGAAGGTCATATCATACATATTGATTTTGGCTTCATGCTTTCCAATTCACCTGGAGGCGTCAATTTTGAGAGTGCACCTTTTAAATTAACGCGTGAACTTCTTGAG GTCATGGATTCTGATGCTGAGGGAGTTCCAAGCGAgttctttgattattttaag GTTTTATGCATTCAAGGCTTTCTTACTTGTCGTAAGCATGCTGAGCGCATTATTCTTCTTGTTGAGATGTTGCAG GACTCTGGTTTCCCCTGCTTTAAAGGTGGTCCTCGGACAATACAGAACTTAAGAAAACGATACCATTTAAGTTTAACAGAAGAG CAATGTGTGTCACTGGTGCTTTCGCTAATAAGCAGCAGCTTAGATGCATGGCGGACAAGGCAGTATGATTATTATCAGAGGGTTTTGAACGGAATATTGTGA